The sequence CTAGCATGGTAGGATAGTCGTACGGCGCACCATCTCGCCGTTCTGCTCCTTGCGACCGGTTGAACGGTAGACAATTGTTGCCGCCAAAATTGGCCAACTTCTGCGATGAAGACTATATGATGCTTTGAGGGACGCACAGCGCATTAAAATTCTGGCAAAACAATTACCAGAAATAGTTTGCTGTGTTGATTTGACGTGACTAGATTTTCACGTGTCAATCAGTTACATTCAAAAGTAGCTAAGTGTGGTTCAGGTGTAGAACGTTCATGCATGTGACATGTGACGTCATGAACGAGACCAAAAATAATATTTTCGATTTTTATTGACTTTTTGGACAATTTCATTTCCAGTGTCATCCATAATCGTTTGACTTCTCTATGGTTTTTGCATAATCTTTCATATAAGGCTAGAATGACATAGACCAgcattaaacactgatgtctagAGTTCCCAAAAGCAGCGTATGATCTGGGGGCAGAACTGATGTGGTTAGACCCATAGACATAACCACCTTGTCtcatcagtgacatcatgtctGTCTGGTTTATATCGTTCTAGATGTAAGGCTGATAAAAAGGGCCATTGCTATGTTTACAGAACAATCTGTATAGCAACTGGAAGACAAAGGGACTGGACACTGACCCGTTACCAAGGATGATTAACACGACATCACTAGACAGTTGGCACAAAATGGTCTGCTCTTCTGCGTACATGATCAGAGTGTTGACTAAAAACTCTTTTTTTTGAAtgtcaaaaaacaacaaataatgAACAAGTACATAAACAGTTAGTGTGGGGTTTAACAACTTTGGAGCATCTGGGTCTAGTGTTGTAGGAGGGAACAGCTCCCATATCATCTCCAAAGCAGCTGGCAGTTTGAGCATGAAACATTCTGTAGTGAATGAAACCTCTCCCAACAGCTGTGAGCGACTCATAAGGCTGCAAGGTGCACAGCTACCTTCCTGTCCACACAAGCACAGATACACAAGCAATAGAAAAGAAAGAGACGAGATGACAACCACTAAAATGTATGAAAGACATAACGCATGACTGAGGTTATACACAGCTACATGAGGATCAGGGGGGGGGCGAGCTGCCACCAGGATGGTCACACACCACTTCAGTCACAAGcagaacaggacacacacacacgttgccaCAGGTCACTAGTTGTAGTTCAACCTTTTCACCCCCGACCCTGCAAAGGCAACTAAGAGAAGAGAAGTCGACCTGTATTAACCTAACAAGCCTCGCTCTGTTGCATTTACAGCTTTGGATTTGGTAGCACAATTCAAATCACAATGAAATGTCAAGTCTAACAACATTGACTCAATTATATATGGTTTTTACTTCACCCAACAACCAAGCAATATCTCTGACTTTTGTTTCTTTCTTCATAATtgtagtttcttttttttttttttttttgcagaagaCATACTTGATGCAGATACAAAGCTCATATGTCAAATACAGTCGAAAGCACTTCAGACTTCACCATCAATCTACAAAGGCAGACCAGGTTgagtagagacacagagaagaaTGAAATCatttcgtaactgaagagttgACTTGTTGTGGGGTCAGTGTCAGCGATCAGTCCAGGTCAGGAGGGGCCGGAGAAGGGAAGATGGAGGAAAGATGGAgccgggaggtggaggaggctgagctGCAGCAGTGATGTTCAGAAGCGTTTGGGCCCCCAGGGGGATGACTTGGCTGCCACGGGAGCACCAAAGCTGGGGAAATCCTCTGAGCTGCTCATGTCTGGAgcctggagacagaggagagcatCACCAACATGACCCTGCCTACACAGGGTCCTGCTACAAAACATGAACACTGGTGATGAGTGTTGTCTTTAGAATCGTGCAGGCGAACCTTCTCACTGCCGGTGGTCCAGGGCGCCTCTCTCACCACAAAGCCCTTGGACGGGCCACGGGGCTCATCCATGGACCCCGCCCCGCCCACAGGGGGCCTCATGTACGCCATCTTGGACTCGTTCTCCACCACGTCTGCCATCtgaacacacaggaaacagacgTTTACTTCATAATTTCCCACTGCTTCTGAACCCTTAAAAAAAACGTTCATGTAAAGTGGTACATTGTTGAGCTTTCTGAGTCAGCGTCAGACCCAATGACTGCATGGATGGCGAGGTGCTTACGTATTCCTCCTCCAGGTTGAGGAGGTGGTCGATAGCCTCGTCCACCAGCTCTGGGCGGCCCGTGACGGTCACCAGGTTGGGGTCAGCTGCCCCGCTCTGGGGGAACCTCAGATCCACCTGCACGGGAACAGCAGCACAGGCATGAGATTATATCAAACCAGTGTACCATGGTTTACAGGCAGTCTGGGGCATCACTACATCCCGACATGGGAAACACATCAGTGTTTAGGTGACATGACCAGTTACTCAGGCCCACCTTGAACTCGTCCATGATCTTGCGGATGCCCTTGCCCCGGGCGCCGATGATGCGTGCGTGGACCCTGCTGTCCAGCGTGATGTCCTCAGACACCATCTCCTCGAGGTCGTCCACGAGGCTTTGGATGGCGTCGCGGGCTGCGGTGGCCCTGTGCTCGTAGCCGGTGATGGTGATCTGGTCCTGAACACCAAAACAACATCAGGACCTAATAAGTGTCTACACACCTGGGCATCTGAGCAGTGACACCATCTGAGCAGTGACACCATGCATACATAAAATATCACATTACAAAAGGTAATACAGATAAGTGTTCCACTGGACGACATGACAAAAAGGCAATAATAAAAGCGGCAGCTAAAACAATGTTCCTGTGGATGAACTACCTGGTTCTCATCATTCTTCTCCGGGAACTGGATGTTCACGTCATGCTCGGTGCGGATGTTGGTGATGATGGCACCCTTACGGCCGATGATCTTAGGGTGATACTTGGGGTCCACAGTGATGGTCAGCTTGAAGCTCCTGAGAGCCTACAGAGTAAAACACGTAGATGATCAGGTTACTTCTTGATTTACTGCAATGATttgttcacacacgcacagtaaaGCAGCTTCCCTGAGGGCTGCGAGCCCAGCGCCTCACCCGGTCCTCCTGCTCAGCTTGCAGCTCTTTGACGCGCTCCAGGAGGCCGTCCTTGGCCCGGTCCAGGTGAGTGGACAGGCCCGTGATGGTGATCACATCAGACTGCAGGTCAGGAGCAGGCACTTGAATATTCACCTGGGGGCAAAACATTCATTTATTTTACACAATGCAAGATGATTGTGGTTAGGTGAAAATAACGTTACTCATCTCCGTTTGAAGCTCTGATGCGAAACACCAACCTCAAATTCATCCATCATCTTACGGATTCCACTTCCTTTCTGCCCGATGATGTAGCGGTGAAGCTCAAAAGGCACTTCCACCTCAATGGTGACAGGGACCAAAGCCTTAACACAACAACATGGTTATTAATAAAGTATTTTGTTGACCAATAAACAAACCTGGTTCCCACCCACATAACCCCTTCTCAAACTGTGGTTCTACTGTGAGAGAAGAGGTCTGTTAGACCGGTTCTACTGTGAGAAGTCTGTTCTGAGGACTGACCTTGAGGGCCTCTACAGCAGCCTCACATCGCTCCTTGCGTCCAGACAGGACGATCACGTCACACTTCTTGGGGGCGGCAGGATCCACTGGCTCCCTCACCTCCATGGTGTCCCCGTTCTCCTGGGCTGGGGCCTCGGCAGGGGGGGCAGCTGAGAGCACCAACGCAAAACAGTTTGATCAGAAAGTGAATAACGCTCGATAAGGCAGTTCTCTTTCCAACCATGACAGCCGGGAAGGGTTAGGGAAGGGACAGCTAccttgagggttagggttagggaaggGACAGCTACcttgggggttagggttagggaaggGACAGCTACCTTGGGGGttagggaagggaagggacagCTACCTtgggggttaaggttagggaagGGACAGCTACCTTGGGGGTTAGGGAAGGGACAGCTACCTTGGGGGTTAGGGAAGGGACAGCTACCTTGGGGGTTAGGGAAGGGACAGCTACcttgggggttagggttagggaaggGACAGCTACCTTGGGGGTTAGGGAAGGGACAGCTACCTTGGGGGTTAGGGAAGGGACAGCTACCTTGGGGGTCCTCCCTCTCTGGGAACTTGATCTGAACGCTGTGATCTCTGGTGATCTGCTGGATCCGGGAGCCCTTGGGCCCCATGATGGAGCGGTGGAACTTCTGAGCGATCACACACTCCATGGTAACCTGAGCATCCTGGGAGCCGTGGAAACACAGTTACGGTCAGTAACTAAGTATGTTAAAAACAACCTATGTCAAGATGTAGGACCAGCGAGCGCTGAGTGTCCACCTACCAGATCCTCGACCATCTCCAGCATGCGCTTCTTGGCTGCTTCCACGCAGTCTTTAGCCCCCTTCAGTGTGACCTTGTCGCTCTGGGCACCGGTGCGAGGGAAGCTCACCATTACTCCACCGTACTCGTCAGCGATGTCTCTCAGCACCTGACCACGCCGTGCCACAAAGTAGCGGTGGTGCTTGGGGTCCACGTTCATCGTGTCCTCAACAACGTTGTCCTAGAAACACAGGATGCTTCCCTAGTCAAGTCATTCATATTCCAAGTGGATATCTTCCCCATTTATAGACCAGGGGTGTAGGTTCCATTATATAAAACGACAAATTCTACTTTTTATTAAGCAAAGAATATTTCACGGCCACATCCTCAGTTATTAAACATGCCACCCCACCCACATTTGACAAACCTATGCCCCTGATATATCAGCAACTGTGTGTTTATTAAAACAGCTGTGTACCAGACTCTGGATCAGtttctccagctccttctggGCCTCAGCCACGGCCTCCTCTGTGCCCACCACCgtgatgagctcctggtctggGTCGTCTGCTGTGGGGAAGATGATCCTGGCTCCGGTGTTGTCGCGCACCTTGCGGATGTTCACGCCTCCTTTCCCAATCAGGAACTTGTGGTACTCCGGCTTGGCACGTAGCTCTGCTGTGTGATTCTTAGTTTGCTGGGAACGACAAGACAACGGAactgcataaatgtaatgttgggAGATGCCAGCATCTTCTTCCATATGATATCCGTGTGTGACTGAGCAGCTGGTtaagaggagcagcaggagggttaagaggagcagcaggagggttaagaggagcaggaggagggttaagaggagcaggaggagggtacCTTCTCCTCCGCGTGGGCGAGCAGCTGCTGACgagccctctccacctcctctgcagGCCCCCGGATGGTGACCGTGTCGATGCCAGAGCCCTCGGTAGGGAAGTGGATGtgcacccctccacactcctccatGATGGAGCGCACCAGGCGGCCCTTGGAGCCGATCAGGGAATTGTGCAGCTTGGAGGGGATGGAGACCTCCAGCTCTGTGATGTTTGCCTGGATGAGGAGATGCTGGGTCATGGGCTGCACCACAGGACTCACTAAACTGAACTTAAGGACTTTGAAAATGTACATCCTTAAAACGAGGCTCTTGACCCACCAGCTCCTTCTGAATAGCCAGAACACGTGCCCGCGCTGCCTCACAGTTGGCCTTCTTGCCTGTGATGACAATCATCTCTGAGTTACTGTTCTCAGCGGGCAGGTCGATCTTGGTGTTAGTTTCCTCACGAATCTGGGAACGTGGCAAATGAAAAAGGCACAGTCAGGGGAATGTTAAGACGCATGTTAAGTGAATGATCGTAGGCTACAACTCGATTTCACCTTCTTAATATTTGCTCCTCCTTTTCCAATGATGTTCTTGTGGAATTGCTTGAAGATGGGAACTGACACAGAAAAACTGTTCTCCACCTGAAAGACACACAGCATGTCAGAAAGGGAAGCCAATCATTTGAAAATATTCTTTTACCCCAAAGAGACTAGTTGACAAATAATTGAAAGACATTATGTACCAACCATTTCAGCCACCATCTTCTGCATGAATTTGGAGCATTTCTCCACCTCGGTGTGCGGCCCGCGAAGCTGAACGATGTCACTCTTATTTGCAGGGTCGGGGAAGTTGATGATGACCtatacccccccaaaaaaataaaaaaggtttgCGTCAAAATACTACattataaaaacacatttaggAGAAAAGCCAGTTTCTTCTGAAACTAAAACTCACCTCAGGGAACTTGTCCCGCACTTCCTTAATATTCTCCCCCTTCTGGCCGATGATGGCTCTGTGAAAACGCTGTTCAATGATCAGGTCCTTTGTACGCTCATTCTCCTGCAAGAGAACACGAGTTACGCAAGAAAAACTTAATCCGTGCACCATAATCTGCAAAATGCTGCCCCGTCAGGGCCGTCCCCCCGTCAGGGCCGTCCCCCCGTCAGGGCCGTCCCCCCGTCAGGGCCGTCCCCCCGTCAGGGCCGTCCCCCCGTCAGGGCCGTCCCCCCGTCAGGGCCGTCCCCCCGTCAGGGCCGTCCCCCCGTCAGGGCCGTCCCCCCGTCAGGGCGTCCCCCCGTCAGGGCGTCCCCCCGTCAGGGCCGTCCCCCCCGTCAGGGCCGTCCCCCCGTCAGGGCCGTCCCCCCGTCAGGGCCGTCCCCCCGTCAGGGCGTCCCCCCGTCAGGGCGTCCCCCCGTCAGGGCCGTCCCCCCGTCAGGGCGTCCCCCCCGTCAGGGCCGTCCCCCCGTCAGGGCCGTCCCCCCGTCAGGGCCGTCCCCCCGTCAGGGCGTCCACCCCGTCAGGGCCGTCCCCCCGTCAGGGCCGTCCCCCCGTCAGGGCATCCTCACCATGCGCGACGCCAGCTTCAGCAGCTCCTCCTTGGCCTCCTGGACCCCCTGGGGATCCCCCTCTATGCGGATCAGGTTGCTCTTCTCGTTATCAGGGGGGATACGGACAGACACCTTGTGGCTGTCCTTGATGCGGTTTACTGAAGGAAGAAAAACAAGCTGAGTTTAGCTCTGGTCTGTTGCTAAGCAGCCACTGACTGCTATAAGGCTGAGAAGCAGAAGTACATGATCATGAGACTCACTGTTAGCACCGCCTTTGCCAATGAGATGTCTGTGAAATTTGGGATCCACGCTGATCTCGGTATAATCCATGCGGCTCACCttcaaattacattttttatttaggaTTGAAGTCGAAAACCTTTTATTTGAACAATATTCAGTGGTTAAAACAAGCCGTGTTTTAAGTGAAAACTAACAGCCTTTACTTTTCATAGAAAGCTCGTTATCCTCACCAAGTCTGTGACAATAGCTTCAATCTGGCTCTGCACCATTTGCATATCTTTGGTGGGACCCTCCAGGGTAATTTTATCCTCCCCCTCGGTAAACTCAATATGCACCTGGAAAGAAAACAAGAAGTCAGATTGTAAGAACTCACTTCCAGTAAGAAGCAGACTGGAAACTTGCGACCGCTACAAACGAACCTTGGGCATCTGAGCCGTGATCTTGGCCAGATTCTGACCCTTTTTGCCGATGATGAAGCGGTGAAGCCAGGAAGGAGCCGAGACTGATGACACCGtgtagctgtttgcctgccaaGGAAAACACCAcacccatcatcatcatcaccatcatcatcatcatcatcgtccacACCTACAACCCAACATGtctgctcatccaggagagaCGGGCTGGCCAGAGCACCGTACCTTGGCATAAACCTCGGTGAGCGCCTGGCCCAGCCTGTCCGGCTCCCCGCGCAAGATGACGGTCTCTGAGCTGCTGTCGGAGGGTGGGATCTCGACCGACACGCCGGTACGCTCCAGGATGTCCTGCAGGGTGTTGCCCCTGTGGCCGATCACATACTTGTGCTGAGATTTCTTCACCTCCACTGCAATGGTGGtggtgttctttttctgaaagaCAGCCACACAGAAAATATTGTAGAACAAACCAACATCATGACAAGAACGGCTGAGGTAAAACGCCATTCCAGCAGTGTGTCAGGACAGAATTCCTGCTGGACAGCGATCTCTGGAGGGGCACACCTTCTCCTCATAAATCTTCTTGATCAAAGCCACAGCCAGAGCAAcctgctccttctccccagTGATGACGATCTCCGTCTTGTTGACACTGGGTGGAGGGACGTTGATTCGGGCGCCTGTCTCCTGCGACATGTCCCCCACCAGCTTGTTGTGAGCCCCGGTGATGAAGGGATGGTACACCTTGTCAACATTCACCCTCTCCACAGCACGCTTATCCTGGAACACAACGTCGCCGGATCAGTCACTCGTCCAAAACACACAGTTTGTATTTAAATGCATATTGTCCCAAGACGACAAACATGCACAATTCACAGCACACAAAGACAGATGCACATCAGCTGGAGTTGAACCATCTGACAGGCAACCTTTGGATGACATAACTACAGGCTGGTTGTGTGTGAAACTGTGGTTCACGTGTCAGGAGACGGTACCTGCTCGGCAGAGATGAGCAGGATCTCGTGCTTGGCCTTCTCCAGGCCCTCCTTGGTGCCAGAGATCTTGATCTGGTTGCTGGGGTCGTCGGGGCGTGGGATCTGGATCTTGGTGGCAGTCTTCAGCTCCAGTTCCTGCAGCTTCTCCCCGTTCTTGCCGATGACAAAGCGATGGTGCTCTTTGGGGATGCCCACAGTAGCTGAAGCCTAGAAGACAGAATCTACTATTAACACTTCTAGAACAACCAAACTCCCAAGAGGGACGGTGGATCTACGGATGAATAGCAAATCACAATCAATCCACAAACTCTATGTTTAAGAGCAGAGGCTGAATAATGTGTGCGGACCTGAGTCTGCAGTCGGGACACGATCTCCTTGCGGGCCTTCATCACAGcgtccagtttcccagacaccATAATGGAGAGGCCTTGGTCTTTAGCCATGGAGAGCTCCAGGTGCGCGCCGGTCTTGTGCATGATGTCCACACAGACCTTGGCCTGATCTCCTTCCCCAAACTGGTTGATGTCCTTGTACTTGCGCTCCTCCAGAGGAACATGGAAAACCTGGATCATAACAGCGTTTTAAACATTAAAAGTCTGTCAAACAGGGATTCCACTACTGGAGTTCAACCGTTACTGGAGAGCTAcctttctgttttccttccaaAACTAATCTTGCACACCGATCctaattattacatttacatcgtcatttagcagacgctcttatccagagcgacttacagtaagtacagggacattcccccgaggcaagtagggtgaagtgccttgcccaaggacactacttcatttttgcacagccagaatcaaaccagcaacattctgattaatagcctgcttccctaaccgctcagccatctgatcccaTCTGATTAGCTGGTTGATGAGCTGAATCACATGAACTAGGGTTGGAGCAAAAATCTACAGCAAGGTATCTTTCCAAGAACAGGGACAAAATGGTTTTACTGACCTCTATgcattttttttctgttttagtAACAGTGCTGTTACCTGGGTGATGACAGAAGACTTGAGAGGACGGATGTTGGAGGTCCAGGCGTTGGCTGGTTGTTGAGTCCCCTCAGGTGAGGAAGCCTTCTCAGGCAGCGGGGGGAAGGCATCCTTGTAGGTGGGAAGggcctcctcatcccctgcacCACTGGGCCCTGCCGCTGGGCGAGGGGCAGGAGAAGCCAACACACAATCAGGAAGAGGCTCAGAGTCTACCCCAAACCCAAAACACGCATAAACACATCCGATCACTTGCAGTTCCTATGGGCTACTTCTCTGATTACTTTGCATGCTTGAGATGTGTTATTGTCAAGTTTATCAAATAACTGGAGACAAGACTCACCACCACCCTGCTCTGGCAGCAGCCCATTACGGTGCTCGTTAAAGCTTTCCTGCGTAAGTACAGCGACTGAACTCATGGTCGAAATCCCACGTTTACACGGAGTGCGAGTGTGCCACTAGGGATGAGAGAAGTGAAGAGAAGACTGAACAGAACCGCTAATGTGTTATATAAACAACTTCACCTTAGTACATGCCAACTATGTGTGTGGACTTTGAGATGTTGGTCATTATCTCATCTATATTTGATAAAAAGAGACACACTATGAAGTAAAATTCTGAAGTGGTAAGAATTTCAACGTCAGCTCTTTGTGCACATAGCCTCCACACTAGTCCAGAGACGAGATTTTAAGTAGCATGACAAAGTGATTAAACTACTTTCATTAATTGTGCCAACGGTAAAGTCTCTCCACTCTGAGGATCCCAGCCCGTCTGTGTCCAGGCTATTCTCGCTGAGCAAGCTGCCAAGGTTAAGAGGATTTCGCTACTGAAACACGTCAGTTCATCTACTGAGGGTAGCGTCAACCTGAGCCCGTTCAACCCTCCTACGCCAACCACACACATGGACTACCCAAAGTAAATGGCGTGTTAGGGAGCATGTGGCTAGCTCCTTGAGAGCAGGTTACAGACACTAACTGCATGAGGATCCTGGATATTGCACAGGGTTGTTTTCACACTGTTCTGAACACCCATTTAGGGCCTCTTCCTTCCCAGAAGCCTTCAGGTCTAATGGTTGGGAAGCAGAGCCACTTAACTACAAGCCAATGACAAGTGAAATGACTACGCTAAACAGAAAAGACTGTTAAATGCAGACCCATGTAAGAATAGTACAGAAAGAGGCATGTTATTTTGCAACTGGCTGATTATATCTGTCTGTTCTATAACCAAGTGTACAGGAACTGTATGGGAACCATCTCTATTCTTCTGACTCACATCTGAAATCTGCAGGTCAGAACAGCCTCGTGGCTATAGGCCTAATTAGGAGCTTAGAGTGGTGTCAGATCTTACCAGCTAAATGGTCAGTTACCAGATAATCCGTCCTGTAAAGCTGCCTGTTGGTGTCAGCCTGCCAGCTTTTGCCTGAAAAGCAAAAGCAAATATTTTCATATTTTCCCAGATAATCTCAAGTTCTCTTACAGACAGAAGAGATTTTCAGTACTGTACAAATAACCAAACACAATCCTTAAATGATGAATAGATCAACACAAAGCATCAATACATAAAATACAGTATAGCTAAATACAAGAACACCATTTGAAATGTAGTGAAATGTTGCAAATACTGTATTGTGTTTCCAAGACAGCTATGTTAATTGGCACACACTTATGCCAGTCTACAACACGTTTGACACACAGCCCTCAATCTATTTACAAAACGCAAGTTGTGCAAAGACTAAATAAGGAAAACAGGGAGTGGTGTTGAAGAACATCTACGGGAAACTGCTTGGAATCCTCCAGGCCTCGGCAGAGAAGGTTGCATAATTTTTGTATGGTAGCTAACAACAGTGGCCTAAAATCCCAGGAGGCTAAGGAGACATAGCTAGCTGCCAAAATAGTAAGATACAGTAGCGCAAAAAATTAGTACTTTGCAGTTTATCAAATAAGGAACTACACTTGGATAAATAGCTTTAGGTACCATCTTGGTTACAAGCTACTTGTTAAGGATTATTTGAAAAGGGGCAGTGTTAGGCTTTgtggctagcaagctaactagctagcttcgtCGACTAGTTTCAGTAATGTCCGACGAATTCTTTAAAATGGCAATTGGAATGCATGCTTGTTAGACATTAGGCCTAATTTTAAACATTCTTCGGAGTTGTGAAAGGTTGTTTGCTTTTGTGTATCAGGCATAATCTAAAAAAAACTTGTTACCCATGATTAGCTAGTTAGTAACTTAGGTACCCGCTAGTTAGACTCCGTCGGCATAAACTTTGACCGTGCGCGATTGTGACACGTAggtactagctagctagctcgctgCTCACGGTACTGCTGCTAGCAGGACCAAGCTAGCCTAGACAGCTAGCCAGCCTAGGCGTCTCGCTACCAGACTGGATAAACTCCATTAGGAAATTGG is a genomic window of Osmerus mordax isolate fOsmMor3 chromosome 26, fOsmMor3.pri, whole genome shotgun sequence containing:
- the hdlbpa gene encoding high density lipoprotein binding protein a isoform X2, with amino-acid sequence MSSVAVLTQESFNEHRNGLLPEQGGAAGPSGAGDEEALPTYKDAFPPLPEKASSPEGTQQPANAWTSNIRPLKSSVITQVFHVPLEERKYKDINQFGEGDQAKVCVDIMHKTGAHLELSMAKDQGLSIMVSGKLDAVMKARKEIVSRLQTQASATVGIPKEHHRFVIGKNGEKLQELELKTATKIQIPRPDDPSNQIKISGTKEGLEKAKHEILLISAEQDKRAVERVNVDKVYHPFITGAHNKLVGDMSQETGARINVPPPSVNKTEIVITGEKEQVALAVALIKKIYEEKKKNTTTIAVEVKKSQHKYVIGHRGNTLQDILERTGVSVEIPPSDSSSETVILRGEPDRLGQALTEVYAKANSYTVSSVSAPSWLHRFIIGKKGQNLAKITAQMPKVHIEFTEGEDKITLEGPTKDMQMVQSQIEAIVTDLVSRMDYTEISVDPKFHRHLIGKGGANINRIKDSHKVSVRIPPDNEKSNLIRIEGDPQGVQEAKEELLKLASRMENERTKDLIIEQRFHRAIIGQKGENIKEVRDKFPEVIINFPDPANKSDIVQLRGPHTEVEKCSKFMQKMVAEMVENSFSVSVPIFKQFHKNIIGKGGANIKKIREETNTKIDLPAENSNSEMIVITGKKANCEAARARVLAIQKELANITELEVSIPSKLHNSLIGSKGRLVRSIMEECGGVHIHFPTEGSGIDTVTIRGPAEEVERARQQLLAHAEEKQTKNHTAELRAKPEYHKFLIGKGGVNIRKVRDNTGARIIFPTADDPDQELITVVGTEEAVAEAQKELEKLIQSLDNVVEDTMNVDPKHHRYFVARRGQVLRDIADEYGGVMVSFPRTGAQSDKVTLKGAKDCVEAAKKRMLEMVEDLDAQVTMECVIAQKFHRSIMGPKGSRIQQITRDHSVQIKFPEREDPQAAPPAEAPAQENGDTMEVREPVDPAAPKKCDVIVLSGRKERCEAAVEALKALVPVTIEVEVPFELHRYIIGQKGSGIRKMMDEFEVNIQVPAPDLQSDVITITGLSTHLDRAKDGLLERVKELQAEQEDRALRSFKLTITVDPKYHPKIIGRKGAIITNIRTEHDVNIQFPEKNDENQDQITITGYEHRATAARDAIQSLVDDLEEMVSEDITLDSRVHARIIGARGKGIRKIMDEFKVDLRFPQSGAADPNLVTVTGRPELVDEAIDHLLNLEEEYMADVVENESKMAYMRPPVGGAGSMDEPRGPSKGFVVREAPWTTGSEKAPDMSSSEDFPSFGAPVAAKSSPWGPKRF
- the hdlbpa gene encoding high density lipoprotein binding protein a isoform X3, which gives rise to MSSVAVLTQESFNEHRNGLLPEQGGGPSGAGDEEALPTYKDAFPPLPEKASSPEGTQQPANAWTSNIRPLKSSVITQVFHVPLEERKYKDINQFGEGDQAKVCVDIMHKTGAHLELSMAKDQGLSIMVSGKLDAVMKARKEIVSRLQTQASATVGIPKEHHRFVIGKNGEKLQELELKTATKIQIPRPDDPSNQIKISGTKEGLEKAKHEILLISAEQDKRAVERVNVDKVYHPFITGAHNKLVGDMSQETGARINVPPPSVNKTEIVITGEKEQVALAVALIKKIYEEKKKNTTTIAVEVKKSQHKYVIGHRGNTLQDILERTGVSVEIPPSDSSSETVILRGEPDRLGQALTEVYAKANSYTVSSVSAPSWLHRFIIGKKGQNLAKITAQMPKVHIEFTEGEDKITLEGPTKDMQMVQSQIEAIVTDLVSRMDYTEISVDPKFHRHLIGKGGANINRIKDSHKVSVRIPPDNEKSNLIRIEGDPQGVQEAKEELLKLASRMENERTKDLIIEQRFHRAIIGQKGENIKEVRDKFPEVIINFPDPANKSDIVQLRGPHTEVEKCSKFMQKMVAEMVENSFSVSVPIFKQFHKNIIGKGGANIKKIREETNTKIDLPAENSNSEMIVITGKKANCEAARARVLAIQKELANITELEVSIPSKLHNSLIGSKGRLVRSIMEECGGVHIHFPTEGSGIDTVTIRGPAEEVERARQQLLAHAEEKQTKNHTAELRAKPEYHKFLIGKGGVNIRKVRDNTGARIIFPTADDPDQELITVVGTEEAVAEAQKELEKLIQSLDNVVEDTMNVDPKHHRYFVARRGQVLRDIADEYGGVMVSFPRTGAQSDKVTLKGAKDCVEAAKKRMLEMVEDLDAQVTMECVIAQKFHRSIMGPKGSRIQQITRDHSVQIKFPEREDPQAAPPAEAPAQENGDTMEVREPVDPAAPKKCDVIVLSGRKERCEAAVEALKALVPVTIEVEVPFELHRYIIGQKGSGIRKMMDEFEVNIQVPAPDLQSDVITITGLSTHLDRAKDGLLERVKELQAEQEDRALRSFKLTITVDPKYHPKIIGRKGAIITNIRTEHDVNIQFPEKNDENQDQITITGYEHRATAARDAIQSLVDDLEEMVSEDITLDSRVHARIIGARGKGIRKIMDEFKVDLRFPQSGAADPNLVTVTGRPELVDEAIDHLLNLEEEYMADVVENESKMAYMRPPVGGAGSMDEPRGPSKGFVVREAPWTTGSEKAPDMSSSEDFPSFGAPVAAKSSPWGPKRF
- the hdlbpa gene encoding high density lipoprotein binding protein a isoform X1, whose product is MSSVAVLTQESFNEHRNGLLPEQGGDSEPLPDCVLASPAPRPAAGPSGAGDEEALPTYKDAFPPLPEKASSPEGTQQPANAWTSNIRPLKSSVITQVFHVPLEERKYKDINQFGEGDQAKVCVDIMHKTGAHLELSMAKDQGLSIMVSGKLDAVMKARKEIVSRLQTQASATVGIPKEHHRFVIGKNGEKLQELELKTATKIQIPRPDDPSNQIKISGTKEGLEKAKHEILLISAEQDKRAVERVNVDKVYHPFITGAHNKLVGDMSQETGARINVPPPSVNKTEIVITGEKEQVALAVALIKKIYEEKKKNTTTIAVEVKKSQHKYVIGHRGNTLQDILERTGVSVEIPPSDSSSETVILRGEPDRLGQALTEVYAKANSYTVSSVSAPSWLHRFIIGKKGQNLAKITAQMPKVHIEFTEGEDKITLEGPTKDMQMVQSQIEAIVTDLVSRMDYTEISVDPKFHRHLIGKGGANINRIKDSHKVSVRIPPDNEKSNLIRIEGDPQGVQEAKEELLKLASRMENERTKDLIIEQRFHRAIIGQKGENIKEVRDKFPEVIINFPDPANKSDIVQLRGPHTEVEKCSKFMQKMVAEMVENSFSVSVPIFKQFHKNIIGKGGANIKKIREETNTKIDLPAENSNSEMIVITGKKANCEAARARVLAIQKELANITELEVSIPSKLHNSLIGSKGRLVRSIMEECGGVHIHFPTEGSGIDTVTIRGPAEEVERARQQLLAHAEEKQTKNHTAELRAKPEYHKFLIGKGGVNIRKVRDNTGARIIFPTADDPDQELITVVGTEEAVAEAQKELEKLIQSLDNVVEDTMNVDPKHHRYFVARRGQVLRDIADEYGGVMVSFPRTGAQSDKVTLKGAKDCVEAAKKRMLEMVEDLDAQVTMECVIAQKFHRSIMGPKGSRIQQITRDHSVQIKFPEREDPQAAPPAEAPAQENGDTMEVREPVDPAAPKKCDVIVLSGRKERCEAAVEALKALVPVTIEVEVPFELHRYIIGQKGSGIRKMMDEFEVNIQVPAPDLQSDVITITGLSTHLDRAKDGLLERVKELQAEQEDRALRSFKLTITVDPKYHPKIIGRKGAIITNIRTEHDVNIQFPEKNDENQDQITITGYEHRATAARDAIQSLVDDLEEMVSEDITLDSRVHARIIGARGKGIRKIMDEFKVDLRFPQSGAADPNLVTVTGRPELVDEAIDHLLNLEEEYMADVVENESKMAYMRPPVGGAGSMDEPRGPSKGFVVREAPWTTGSEKAPDMSSSEDFPSFGAPVAAKSSPWGPKRF